The Fortiea contorta PCC 7126 genome has a segment encoding these proteins:
- the patX gene encoding heterocyst-inhibiting protein PatX, whose amino-acid sequence MRAAISLLVSSLVFGSLASNHQAMMNHSSYQALTPVESEQLLSVRPKPKPNQPEKPAPHRGSGRRELMEYYGNIHPAV is encoded by the coding sequence ATGCGTGCTGCCATTTCACTTCTAGTATCGAGTCTGGTGTTCGGTTCCCTAGCTTCTAACCACCAAGCCATGATGAATCACTCGTCCTATCAAGCCCTGACTCCCGTTGAGTCAGAACAATTACTCTCAGTTAGACCTAAACCCAAGCCCAATCAACCTGAAAAGCCTGCACCCCATCGTGGAAGCGGACGCCGGGAGTTGATGGAATATTACGGGAATATCCATCCTGCTGTTTAA
- a CDS encoding FAD-dependent oxidoreductase, which yields MAYQTYTTDVLVVGGGVGGTAAAIQAARRGVKTILVSEFLWLGGMLTSAGVSVPDGNELAAWQTGLWGAFLRELQHRQPGGLDHSWVSFFSFDPRIGAQIFADWVGELSNLQWISGQVPLEVWRQGNSVTGVRFADFVVNAKIILDGTELGDLLALGDIPYRWGWELQSEWGEPSAPADFNLLTQRYPVQAPTAVVMMQDFGADVAPEIPPASNYNPSVFAGAWDGYGGETFLNYGRLPGGLLMINWPICGNDYGEGLGRLIESESSRWEFIQECRCHSQNFAYFIQNQLGRRYGLAAGVFPGEPTAFGLHPYYRESRRLVGLTTVREQDILPVMGGKVAPLHLDAIAIGNYANDHHYPGEDFPLQPKSIRWGGRWTGIPFTIPYSCLVPKLIDNFLVCEKNISVSHIANGATRLQPVVMGIGQAAGMAAAMCVEFNCQPRDLSIRKLQTALLEDERSPTAIIPLFNLSPDHPQWLQQQTYYLHHPQAYPINGYSPSLSESQCYYLTANQVLIRTSNYFTGIFHHQDQQNYSLTITAPKIHQNQTWQLVTLRSHIDEKLQALSHKQLLKIWGRLNPSGNWLLVENLDE from the coding sequence ATGGCTTATCAGACTTATACAACCGATGTGTTAGTTGTTGGTGGTGGAGTTGGCGGAACGGCTGCAGCTATCCAAGCGGCGCGACGGGGCGTCAAAACTATTTTGGTCAGTGAATTTCTTTGGTTGGGAGGAATGCTGACCTCTGCAGGCGTTTCTGTACCCGATGGTAATGAATTAGCAGCTTGGCAAACTGGGTTATGGGGTGCGTTTTTGCGAGAATTACAGCACCGTCAGCCTGGAGGTTTAGATCACAGTTGGGTCAGCTTTTTTAGTTTTGATCCGCGAATTGGGGCGCAAATTTTTGCAGATTGGGTGGGAGAGTTATCAAATCTGCAATGGATTTCGGGACAAGTACCTTTGGAGGTGTGGCGTCAAGGAAATTCTGTGACTGGTGTGCGATTTGCCGATTTCGTTGTTAATGCCAAGATCATTCTTGATGGTACGGAATTAGGCGATTTATTGGCTTTGGGTGATATACCTTACCGTTGGGGCTGGGAGTTGCAGTCTGAGTGGGGAGAACCCAGCGCCCCAGCAGATTTTAATTTGCTGACTCAAAGATATCCTGTACAAGCACCAACTGCGGTGGTGATGATGCAAGATTTTGGTGCAGATGTCGCCCCAGAAATTCCGCCAGCTTCTAATTACAATCCTTCTGTGTTTGCTGGGGCTTGGGACGGCTACGGGGGAGAGACATTTTTGAATTATGGACGCCTACCTGGGGGTTTATTGATGATTAATTGGCCTATCTGTGGTAATGACTACGGTGAAGGATTAGGACGCTTAATCGAGTCAGAATCTTCCAGATGGGAGTTTATTCAAGAATGCCGCTGTCACAGTCAAAATTTTGCTTATTTTATCCAAAATCAGCTTGGTCGTCGCTACGGTTTGGCTGCTGGGGTGTTTCCTGGTGAACCTACGGCGTTCGGGTTGCATCCTTATTATCGGGAAAGTCGTCGGTTGGTGGGGTTAACAACTGTCCGAGAGCAGGATATTTTGCCTGTGATGGGGGGTAAGGTTGCACCTTTACATCTCGACGCTATTGCTATTGGTAATTACGCCAACGACCACCATTATCCTGGTGAAGATTTCCCTTTACAACCTAAATCTATCCGTTGGGGAGGGCGTTGGACTGGTATTCCTTTTACTATTCCCTACAGTTGCCTTGTACCAAAATTGATAGATAATTTTTTAGTCTGTGAAAAAAATATTTCTGTTTCTCATATTGCCAATGGAGCAACCAGATTACAACCTGTGGTTATGGGTATTGGTCAAGCGGCGGGAATGGCTGCAGCTATGTGCGTTGAGTTTAACTGTCAACCAAGGGATTTATCTATTAGGAAATTGCAAACAGCTTTATTAGAAGATGAGCGATCGCCTACTGCAATTATTCCCTTGTTTAATTTATCACCTGACCACCCCCAATGGCTGCAACAACAAACCTATTATTTACATCATCCACAAGCTTATCCAATCAATGGCTATAGCCCCTCTTTATCAGAGTCTCAGTGCTATTACTTAACTGCAAATCAAGTGTTAATACGGACTAGTAATTACTTCACAGGAATTTTTCACCATCAGGATCAGCAGAATTACAGTTTGACGATTACTGCACCAAAAATACATCAAAATCAAACTTGGCAACTGGTAACTTTGCGATCGCACATTGATGAAAAACTACAAGCTTTATCCCACAAGCAATTGCTCAAAATTTGGGGACGCTTGAATCCTTCTGGAAACTGGTTATTAGTTGAAAATCTCGACGAATAA
- a CDS encoding zinc-dependent dehydrogenase encodes MKAQVFRGVNQLSYEEIPVPALEADEVLVQVQVVGLCQSDIKKIRYPLYEPPRIFGHETAGIIAAVGSEVSGWEIGQRVAVMHHIPCMRCAYCLNENYSMCNVYKNISTTAGFNASGGGFAEYVKVPGHIVQNGGLIPIPDEISFEEASFVEPTNCCLKAVKKAQIAPGQTVLVTGAGPIGLMFVMLVKYFGATAIATDLLPSRIEKALNVGAQAAFDARDPDLAAKIHALTGGMGVDVTLLAVPSEKAFFSALDCTRKGGKILFFAEFPDELEIPINPNILYRREIDLMGSYSSSYRLQSLSAEIVFNRRIDVQALISDRYPLQNLSAAVDQAIAPTPETYKILIYP; translated from the coding sequence GTGAAAGCACAGGTATTTAGAGGCGTCAATCAACTGTCATACGAAGAAATTCCAGTCCCAGCACTGGAAGCCGATGAAGTATTGGTACAAGTGCAGGTGGTAGGATTGTGTCAATCGGATATTAAAAAAATTCGTTATCCGCTGTATGAACCACCGCGCATTTTTGGTCATGAGACGGCGGGAATTATCGCCGCAGTGGGAAGTGAAGTCAGCGGTTGGGAGATAGGACAACGGGTAGCGGTAATGCACCACATCCCTTGTATGCGTTGTGCTTATTGCCTAAATGAAAATTATTCGATGTGTAATGTCTATAAAAATATTTCTACCACAGCCGGGTTTAACGCTAGCGGTGGCGGTTTTGCTGAGTATGTGAAAGTACCCGGTCATATTGTGCAAAATGGCGGGTTAATTCCCATTCCCGATGAGATCAGTTTTGAAGAAGCAAGTTTTGTGGAGCCGACTAACTGCTGTTTAAAAGCGGTGAAAAAAGCGCAAATTGCTCCTGGACAAACTGTTTTGGTGACTGGTGCGGGGCCGATTGGGTTAATGTTTGTGATGTTGGTGAAATATTTCGGGGCGACGGCGATCGCTACTGACCTTTTGCCTTCTAGAATTGAAAAAGCTTTAAATGTGGGCGCCCAAGCAGCTTTTGACGCCCGTGACCCCGATTTAGCCGCAAAAATTCACGCCCTCACAGGGGGAATGGGTGTTGATGTTACCCTGTTGGCTGTTCCCAGTGAGAAAGCTTTCTTCTCTGCGCTTGACTGTACTCGTAAAGGTGGAAAAATTTTGTTTTTTGCCGAATTTCCTGATGAGTTAGAAATTCCCATCAATCCTAATATTCTCTATCGTCGGGAAATTGACTTAATGGGCAGCTATAGCTCGTCCTATCGCCTGCAGAGTCTCTCGGCTGAGATTGTGTTTAATCGCCGGATTGATGTACAGGCATTAATTAGCGATCGCTATCCTCTACAAAATTTATCAGCAGCTGTGGATCAAGCGATCGCTCCTACTCCCGAAACTTACAAAATCTTAATTTATCCCTAA
- a CDS encoding inorganic phosphate transporter, protein MLLILALVALLAFYVAFNLGANDVANAMGTSVGSQAVTLKQALIIAGVLEFAGAVLFGHQVTETLATKVANPVLFAATPQLLVLGMVTVLLASGIWLQIATSRGLPVSSSHAVVGAIAGFSWVALGVNAIDWSSIGAITIGWVLTPLISGAIAALFYSQIKRWILEQPNPVAQLQEWIPWLSVLLLGVFGVIVLPSLTQPLTTFFIHQTGLNIPAYDIPLFTGAVAAIGLTVYSWRQLAHQGNGGETKSKTEHAPSSVTIEPIFARFQLLSACFVAFAHGSNDVGNAIAPLAAIIYINQTGSVPTQGITIPIWILILGGVGIVSGLAIWGKKVIATIGENIISLQPSSGFCAELATATTILLASRLGLPVSTSHALVGGVVGIGLVQNINSIKFSTLQNIAAAWLITVPLSAILSATIFSVARLFIVN, encoded by the coding sequence ATGCTTTTAATTCTCGCCTTAGTCGCCCTCTTGGCTTTCTACGTCGCTTTCAACCTCGGTGCTAACGATGTTGCTAACGCGATGGGGACTTCTGTCGGTTCTCAGGCTGTCACCCTCAAACAAGCTTTAATTATTGCTGGTGTATTAGAGTTTGCAGGCGCTGTATTATTCGGTCATCAAGTAACGGAAACCCTGGCCACAAAAGTAGCTAATCCTGTCTTATTCGCGGCGACACCGCAACTGTTAGTCTTGGGAATGGTGACAGTTTTACTGGCGTCTGGAATTTGGCTACAGATTGCCACCTCACGGGGTTTGCCTGTATCCTCATCTCATGCCGTAGTAGGAGCGATCGCTGGTTTTAGTTGGGTAGCTTTAGGAGTGAATGCCATTGATTGGTCATCAATTGGTGCAATCACCATTGGCTGGGTTTTAACACCATTAATTAGTGGAGCGATCGCTGCTTTATTCTACAGTCAAATCAAACGCTGGATTTTAGAACAACCAAATCCAGTAGCGCAGTTACAAGAGTGGATTCCCTGGTTAAGTGTGCTGCTGTTGGGAGTATTTGGTGTGATTGTTCTCCCTTCCCTGACGCAACCGCTGACAACTTTTTTCATTCATCAAACTGGTTTAAACATCCCAGCCTACGACATTCCTCTATTTACAGGTGCAGTCGCAGCCATCGGACTAACGGTTTACAGTTGGCGACAATTAGCTCATCAAGGAAATGGGGGAGAAACAAAGAGCAAAACCGAACATGCGCCATCTTCTGTTACCATAGAACCTATATTCGCACGCTTCCAGCTATTGAGTGCTTGCTTTGTCGCCTTTGCTCATGGCTCTAATGATGTAGGAAATGCGATCGCACCTTTAGCAGCGATCATTTATATCAATCAAACTGGTAGCGTACCCACACAAGGTATTACCATCCCCATCTGGATTTTAATCTTAGGTGGCGTCGGTATAGTCAGTGGTTTAGCCATCTGGGGAAAAAAAGTCATCGCGACCATTGGCGAAAATATTATTTCCCTCCAACCGAGTAGTGGATTCTGCGCTGAACTCGCTACCGCCACCACTATTCTTTTAGCCTCCCGCCTAGGTTTACCAGTCTCCACCTCCCACGCCCTCGTCGGCGGTGTCGTCGGCATCGGACTAGTACAAAACATCAATTCGATTAAATTTTCAACTTTGCAGAACATCGCCGCCGCTTGGTTAATTACTGTTCCCCTCAGCGCCATCCTCAGCGCCACCATCTTTAGCGTCGCCCGATTATTTATAGTTAATTAA
- the tatA gene encoding twin-arginine translocase TatA/TatE family subunit has translation MLFGLGWPEVTVIAVVAILIFGPKKIPELGNALGKTLKSFQQGLKSSSDDHTSESEK, from the coding sequence ATGTTGTTTGGATTAGGATGGCCGGAAGTTACGGTAATTGCTGTAGTAGCTATTTTAATTTTCGGCCCGAAAAAGATTCCTGAACTTGGTAATGCACTGGGCAAAACTCTCAAAAGTTTTCAACAAGGGCTAAAAAGTTCTAGTGATGATCACACTTCCGAATCAGAAAAATAG